In Phaeodactylum tricornutum CCAP 1055/1 chromosome 10, whole genome shotgun sequence, a single genomic region encodes these proteins:
- a CDS encoding predicted protein has translation MPSFAILWALLLSVRGRRSHGTVEKFLSRTTVAETRQFVASSIFSFENVHTPPPTNPSNSRSGLVRESCRDKLTGTVKEGWSIENYQCKRDSAFFYNVVNAYTSANGLQAGAPTDLMLEFGSLGNSVSVAYNPECFGLAIPGNGGKLVIILSDHFVYMGKQPTPNEIIELGVAPGNPILGIPCNDGDADVVCGNWNANLVGTHQIEIIPQGENGLTGRRALTIGVKFAHIHPKIATSKAMYCNAIGTCDSNKTAYCLNHQNCPKAGKCVAKKLKGTVTAMVVDSTGTTIHEATHSVLFVQKAPPFTVHNTNIGLTSNTEVYESVTGQYVEPGATADGYYHNGESFSKGGPYAPRFLVFGWKNEISGFLHAIVDVTGFVIRDDAQKQWAEAFFVQSTESVFEGTLNDVGGTVFPLSIQVGDVPGMYSVQVTMKGGSRAVSQIFVPLPPSAVPSTVPSDFIEPSNKPTLLPTKETRLPTVNPTLAKSAFPTHSPTALPITTSRPNVRPTESPTSTWITPSSPSPLLSLLSSRPMASTTVPTMIPLSRPESFQAGSPFQQASPAPIPAPTTISGAPSVSPSSWPNVESSDSPSEKYSLSSTSRPFVEPPEQPTVTPHGIPTTSPIEVPTQNPTRPTLSSLASSRNPTRDPTIGPTHNPTYGPTSTPTTNPSISPTASPTAPPIPPPTEHPTYLPTANPTGDPTSTRINFPIDNWTDSPAIVPTTLPTTFLHSKAQVSKVNKSRPKPIINGGILTGGLALIAVVVTMISLMSEAARQLLFGRPKDPLLVQSRKGHDSPGGRSIAEKPNERKLIDSEACRVDG, from the exons ATGCCATCGTTCGCAATTCTTTGGGCTCTGCTTCTATCTGTTCGGGGGAGACGGAGCCACGGAACAGTGGAGAAATTTTTATCAAGGACCACTGTGGCAGAAACGCGACAGTTTGTTGCGTCGTCCattttctctttcgaaaatgtGCACACGCCGCCCCCGACCAATCCCAGCAATAGCAGAAGTGGTTTAGTTCGAGAATCTTGTCGGGACAAGTTGACCGGAACAGTGAAAGAGGGATGGTCGATCGAAAATTATCAGTGCAAGCGGGATTCCGCATTTTTCTACAACGTGGTGAACGCTTACACGTCGGCCAATGGACTACAAGCAGGTGCTCCAACGGATTTGATGCTTGAATTTGGATCATTAGGTAATTCAGTCTCGGTGGCATACAATCCCGAGTGTTTCGGTCTTGCAATACCAGGCAACGGTGGCAAACTTGTCATTATTTTGAGCGACCATTTTGTATACATGGGCAAACAGCCAACGCCCAATGAAATCATCGAGCTAGGAGTTGCTCCGGGTAATCCCATCCTTGGCATACCCTGCAATGACGGCGATGCAGATGTTGTGTGTGGAAACTGGAATGCCAATTTGGTTGGAACCCACCAAATTGAGATCATACCCCAAGGCGAAAACGGATTGACAGGACGACGCGCTCTGACTATCGGCGTCAAATTTGCTCACATTCACCCAAAAATAGCTACTTCTAAAGCTATGTATTGCAATGCCATAGGTACATGCGATTCCAACAAAACTGCATACTGTCTCAATCACCAGAATTGTCCCAAAGCTGGTAAATGCGTGGCTAAGAAATTGAAAGGAACGGTAACAGCCATGGTGGTGGACTCCACGGGAACTACTATACACGAAGCCACCCATTCCGTTCTATTTGTTCAGAAAGCGCCACCTTTCACCGTCCACAACACCAATATTGGCTTGACGTCAAACACAGAAGTGTATGAATCGGTGACGGGGCAGTACGTTGAACCAGGTGCGACGGCCGACGGCTACTATCATAATGGCGAGTCGTTCTCTAAAGGAGGGCCATATGCACCACGATTCTTGGTTTTCGGTTGGAAGAACGAGATCTCGGGCTTTCTGCATGCCATAGTCGACGTGACCGGTTTTGTCATTCGAGATGACGCACAAAAG CAATGGGCTGAAGCATTCTTTGTTCAATCAACTGAATCTGTTTTTGAAGGGACGCTGAATGATGTTGGAGGTACTGTTTTCCCTCTCTCCATCCAAGTCGGTGACGTTCCTGGAATGTACTCAGTCCAAGTGACTATGAAAGGTGGGTCAAGGGCAGTTTCTCAGATTTTCGTGCCTTTGCCTCCATCCGCAGTTCCTTCGACGGTGCCATCTGATTTCATCGAGCCAAGCAACAAACCCacattgcttccaacgaAAGAAACGCGTTTGCCTACTGTGAATCCGACCCTTGCCAAAAGTGCTTTCCCGACGCATTCTCCAACTGCTTTACCAATAACAACATCTCGACCGAACGTACGTCCAACCGAAAGTCCTACGAGTACTTGGATCACGCCGTCATCGCCTTCGCCACTTTTGTCCTTGCTCAGCTCTCGGCCTATGGCTTCAACGACAGTTCCGACCATGATTCCACTGAGTCGTCCTGAGAGCTTTCAAGCAGGTTCACCTTTCCAACAAGCTAGCCCTGCCCCTATTCCTGCTCCAACGACAATAAGCGGGGCTCCGTCGGTGTCGCCTTCCTCGTGGCCTAATGTTGAATCGTCGGACAGTCCTAGCGAAAAATATTCCTTGAGCTCTACTTCCAGGCCATTTGTGGAACCACCTGAGCAACCAACCGTTACCCCACATGGTATACCAACAACTTCACCAATCGAAGTGCCAACACAAAATCCAACAAGACCGACTTTGTCAAGTCTCGCTTCTTCTAGAAACCCGACACGAGATCCAACCATAGGTCCTACACACAACCCGACTTATGGGCCGACCTcgactccaacaacaaacccATCTATATCGCCGACTGCCAGTCCGACGGCACCTCCCATACCGCCCCCTACGGAGCATCCAACTTATTTGCCAACAGCTAATCCAACTGGTGATCCAACGAGCACACGAATCAACTTTCCCATTGACAACTGGACGGATTCTCCTGCTATTGTTCCCACCACTTTGCCTACAACGTTCTTGCACAGCAAAGCTCAAGTTTCGAAAGTAAACAAGTCACGGCCCAAACCAATTATCAATGGTGGAATTCTGACTGGAGGCCTAGCGTTGATTGCGGTAGTGGTCACAATGATTTCGTTGATGTCGGAAGCGGCCCGTCAGTTGCTCTTCGGGCGGCCAAAGGATCCGCTTCTCGTTCAGAGTCGCAAGGGCCATGATTCAC CCGGTGGAAGGTCGATCGCTGAGAAACCAAATGAGCGAAAGcttattgacagtgaagcgtGCCGCGTGGACGGGTAG
- a CDS encoding predicted protein, with translation MVALQALVLRQQQHFTSVGFSGAGFLACYHLGVVQCLRDQGLLHCALEKDKVIPLTGVSAGALTAVAIAADIEPSDCMSVVLSCAHKAREAGRLNTWQPGFSLVDVVEHYTQKMLLHVDEEAFLHRIDHGKRLRIGLTDRRVFPPIRNRHAECYVDRYRGLQDAIAVCVLSSFVPGWTGPVQGRRDTTHRAVSRAAQRLDQMIEFKCVKRTITDAPIRLKPEDSTARETCWDGGLVNAFPIFDARTLLVTPIAAHFPSHSICIHPGMEYDSANVHRFAWTDRVHVHWTAANAYNFRCLLASSEPDVLHAKFSQGYDNATRYLKQHGIRQTYTAPVVSPSISTNVVQ, from the coding sequence ATGGTGGCTCTACAGGCTCTGGTTCTGCGTCAGCAACAGCATTTCACGTCGGTAGGCTTTTCGGGTGCTGGGTTTCTGGCGTGCTATCATTTGGGTGTAGTTCAATGTCTGCGGGATCAGGGGTTGTTGCATTGCGCCTTGGAAAAAGACAAGGTGATTCCGCTCACTGGAGTCAGCGCTGGGGCTTTGACCGCCGTCGCCATTGCCGCGGATATAGAACCTTCTGACTGCATGTCAGTGGTTCTATCGTGCGCTCACAAAGCGCGGGAAGCAGGACGCCTGAATACGTGGCAACCTGGTTTTTCGTTGGTCGATGTGGTGGAACACTATACGCAAAAAATGCTTCTACAcgttgacgaagaagcgTTTTTACATCGGATCGATCACGGAAAACGATTACGAATCGGCCTAACGGATCGCCGGGTCTTTCCTCCAATACGTAATCGACACGCTGAATGCTACGTTGATAGATATAGAGGGCTGCAGGACGCAATCGCTGTCTGTGTGCTGTCAAGCTTCGTTCCAGGGTGGACCGGTCCAGTCCAAGGACGCCGCGACACGACTCACAGAGCTGTCTCAAGGGCCGCTCAACGATTGGACCAAATGATAGAATTCAAATGTGTAAAACGAACTATTACCGATGCGCCGATTCGATTAAAGCCAGAAGATAGTACTGCTCGAGAGACTTGCTGGGATGGCGGTCTCGTCAAcgcttttccaattttcgACGCTCGCACCTTGCTGGTGACTCCGATCGCCGCGCATTTCCCATCCCACTCTATCTGCATTCACCCCGGTATGGAGTATGATAGTGCAAATGTCCACAGGTTCGCTTGGACGGATCGAGTGCACGTGCACTGGACAGCAGCAAACGCCTACAATTTCCGATGTCTATTAGCGAGCTCGGAACCTGATGTCTTGCATGCGAAATTTTCTCAAGGTTATGACAACGCAACGCGCTATCTTAAACAACATGGTATTCGGCAAACTTATACAGCACCGGTGGTATCTCCCTCAATAAGTACAAATGTGGTGCAATAG
- a CDS encoding predicted protein, translated as MGCCCSCLEKQGSPEKETEMKPCSSRDSSSEKSLSISRVMSAPSIEIKDRTTVSGYGLALLGVAVEQDAAYWEGHVDLPEGKGPQEIMLGVATKKDRKFYTALEQQEEELPDSTGTDLMRKITVSNEDTRGGYPKSFFTSSIPADAATIPPTLLAKIYEAALVVCPCANHVAISTEKVENVVKDPQKPTPSISFVRGVRPKTEGVEPGWEGPETSGAPVTPPRRKLPPTLIAAVCQPWYLPRRLGSTAIHSLAKRPAWCRDMAPKNAPAPIARASFGIVPVM; from the exons ATGGGATGTTGTTGCTCATGCCTTGAGAAACAGGGTTCGCCCGAGAAAGAGACGGAAATGAAGCCATGTAGTTCTAGAGATTCAAGCTCCGAAAAATCGTTGTCGATCAGCAGGGTCATGTCGGCTCCTTCAATCGAGATCAAAGACCGAACAACC GTATCCGGCTATGGCCTTGCTTTACTAGGCGTGGCGGTCGAGCAAGATGCTGCCTATTGGGAAGGTCACGTAGATCTTCCCGAAGGGAAGGGACCGCAAGAAATCATGCTGGGGGTTGCGACGAAAAAAGACCGGAAATTCTATACTGCATTggagcaacaggaagaag AATTACCAGATTCGACCGGAACAGACTTGATGCGAAAGATCACTGTTTCGAACGAAGATACG AGAGGGGGCTATCCAAAAAGTTTCTTTACAAGCAGCATCCCGGCGGACGCCGCGACGATTCCGCCCACATTATTGGCTAAAATATACGAAGCAGCCTTGGTGGTCTGTCCTTGCGCCAACCACGTCGCTATATCGACCGAGAAAGTAGAAAACGTCGTGAAAGATCCACAAAAGCCAACGCCCAGCATCAGTTTTGTCCGAGGCGTTAGGCCAAAAACCGAAGGGGTCGAGCCCGGTTGGGAGGGTCCTGAAACTAGCGGGGCTCCCGTAACACCACCAAGGAGAAAGCTCCCGCCCACATTAATTGCCGCTGTATGCCAACCTTGGTATCTTCCGAGACGATTGGGATCAACCGCGATCCACTCGCTGGCCAAGCGACCGGCTTGGTGTCGTGACATGGCTCCGAAAAATGCCCCCGCGCCGATCGCAAGGGCATCGTTTGGAATTGTTCCAGTCATGTAG
- a CDS encoding predicted protein (contains Tetratricopeptide TPR_1; it has been proposed that TPR proteins preferably interact with WD-40 repeat proteins, but in many instances several TPR-proteins seem to aggregate to multi-protein complexes; unknownn protein): MLTTLHIGVPNSIPSIASEMKELKLTRAIALPQHLESVTDKCNIVSGHTGSPLLAQENHFVNRRQHYDSIASLNNAGIQFAESSRMSAALQCFRQALCDAEAIATVHVLPAADTRPTSNAYQKWSGAKGPTLGINRETVSGFRRREYDEGMRVFAAYLRLPMPKRDTAETQSSEIATVLYNMGQLQVDRLDYETGHGLFVDALVMTEYMSRDQARQSVVPILHGIGYTRYRNGDFEKAIETFQEALVFSWEDGDRRHLAATLNCLGVLYFHLPEAKPKRSMEFLTRALTLQRNIPGELVAIATTLNNLGRVYYMEKRYKEALSVYSEALNIRRNSLGAENLDVAATVYNTGQTFQQLKEMDTAIYYYKDFLRIAIPKLGREHRDVCTILKCMAQIFHKKRDFPRALSLYHEVLSGYRSSMGEHAEVASIMNKIGNLHYEAGDFDSAIDMYLQGLYMEREVLADAHPNIAVTLSNIGQIFKQRGEYDSALRLYEEAFSLQVRAFGKCDPNVALTLSNIGLIYYQSGNFAVALEMYQEALAIRRKLYTESNLDVASSLNSIGLVFFKLAQFTKALTSFGQSLNIRRNVLGDSHQDVAIILYNVATVYMELGQEDEAVEFYRETIRVEKTALGPTHPDVCLTLRYVGQIYQQRGDLQDALSCFREILQIQRDNFFEEDLCIARTLNSIANLELQRGNTDAVVETMSDAARISKRAGGSEFDFRLCGFHLYGFAKLHPQGAAAA, translated from the coding sequence ATGCTTACCACCCTTCACATCGGCGTGCCAAATTCGATCCCGTCGATTGCTAGCGAAATGAAGGAGCTCAAGCTGACGAGAGCGATCGCACTTCCTCAGCATCTGGAAAGCGTCACCGATAAATGCAATATTGTGTCTGGTCATACGGGGAGTCCGTTACTAGCTCAAGAAAACCATTTCGTCAACAGAAGACAACACTACGATTCAATCGCAAGCTTAAACAACGCAGGTATTCAATTTGCCGAGTCCTCTAGGATGAGTGCCGCATTACAGTGCTTCCGCCAAGCTCTTTGCGATGCGGAAGCGATAGCTACGGTGCACGTTTTGCCTGCTGCGGATACTCGACCGACCAGCAACGCCTACCAAAAGTGGAGTGGTGCAAAGGGGCCGACATTGGGTATCAATCGAGAGACTGTGTCCGGTTTCCGAAGACGTGAGTATGACGAAGGAATGCGAGTCTTTGCCGCATATCTTCGCCTTCCCATGCCAAAAAGAGACACGGCCGAAACGCAGAGCTCAGAGATTGCGACTGTACTGTACAATATGGGTCAACTTCAGGTAGACCGACTCGACTACGAAACTGGCCATGGACTGTTTGTCGACGCCCTAGTCATGACAGAGTACATGTCGAGAGACCAAGCGCGCCAAAGTGTTGTGCCGATCCTGCACGGCATTGGATACACGCGTTATAGAAACGGAGATTTTGAAAAGGCCATTGAGACCTTTCAAGAAGCGCTGGTATTTAGCTGGGAGGATGGAGACAGGCGACACCTGGCAGCGACATTGAACTGCCTTGGGGTTCTGTACTTCCACCTCCCCGAAGCCAAGCCCAAACGTTCTATGGAATTTTTGACAAGGGCCCTCACGCTACAGAGAAACATACCCGGAGAACTGGTCGCGATTGCTACTACTCTTAACAATCTCGGAAGAGTTTACTACATGGAGAAACGTTACAAGGAGGCTCTCTCTGTCTATTCAGAAGCGCTGAACATTCGAAGGAATTCACTGGGAGCAGAAAATTTGGATGTCGCCGCAACTGTGTATAACACTGGACAAACGTTTCAGCAACTGAAGGAAATGGATACTGCAATCTACTACTACAAAGACTTCCTACGGATTGCCATTCCCAAATTAGGTCGAGAGCATCGAGACGTCTGCACTATCTTGAAATGCATGGCGCAGATATTCCACAAGAAGCGAGATTTTCCAAGAGCACTAAGCCTGTACCACGAAGTACTCTCAGGATATCGCTCTTCGATGGGGGAACATGCTGAAGTCGCATCAATAATGAACAAGATCGGAAATCTACATTATGAAGCCGGAGATTTTGACTCTGCCATCGACATGTACCTACAAGGATTGTATATGGAACGTGAAGTGCTGGCGGATGCACATCCAAACATTGCCGTAACGCTATCAAACATTGGACAAATTTTTAAGCAGCGTGGAGAGTACGATTCGGCTTTGAGGCTCTACGAAGAAGCGTTTTCGCTCCAAGTCCGAGCCTTCGGAAAATGCGACCCAAATGTTGCCCTGACTTTGTCAAATATTGGGCTTATTTACTACCAAAGTGGAAattttgctgttgcattGGAGATGTATCAAGAGGCTTTGGCGATTCGTCGCAAGCTGTATACTGAAAGCAATCTTGACGTGGCGTCCTCCCTTAATTCCATAGGGCTTGTTTTCTTCAAGCTTGCTCAATTTACCAAGGCTCTGACTAGCTTTGGTCAAAGTTTGAACATTCGGCGAAATGTTTTGGGTGATTCTCACCAAGATGTTGCCATTATCCTTTACAACGTCGCAACAGTGTATATGGAACTAGGGCAAGAGGATGAAGCGGTAGAATTCTATCGGGAAACGATACGAGTGGAAAAAACTGCTCTCGGTCCAACCCATCCTGATGTCTGCCTAACGCTTCGGTATGTCGGTCAGATCTATCAGCAGCGAGGAGATCTCCAGGATGCATTGAGCTGCTTTCGTGAAATCCTGCAGATACAACGGGACAActtctttgaagaagatTTGTGCATCGCCAGGACGCTCAATAGTATTGCCAACCTCGAATTACAAAGAGGGAATACCGACGCCGTGGTTGAAACAATGTCCGACGCTGCACGTATTTCCAAGCGAGCTGGGGGCAGTGAGTTTGATTTTCGTTTATGCGGGTTCCATTTGTACGGGTTCGCTAAACTGCACCCTCAAGGAGCCGCAGCGGCATGA
- a CDS encoding TPR repeat-contain kinesin light chain (contains Tetratricopeptide repeat domain involved in protein-protein interaction): MSLPRSAIVTPALHEMYMDEHSMVQMGMVVRHNNLGVACIESGAYERAGQYFRRALDKASETTFFSLPQSESYIKPGEVSRSLYIYQRGEYDEGMHTFSDPFFLDVAFSTMHSATATILFNIGQLHLRLDNNEEASASFLRALHIAQWSNEDILHDSEEGVCVMAILHNIGHVQYRSGNYEDAVRTYAKALHLAKNAFCKNSHRMLEVAATLNCLGVLYFHLPKAETERAMELYVESLAIRNAVHGVDCESTEIATTLNNIGRIYYMKGEHDKALELYRQALRMRRSLLGSEHLDVAATIYNAGQTHHQRGDLVEAMELYKEFLSIARKRLGIHHRDVAIMLKCMAQIHHERKEYESAKQFYEEALSVGKAALGNYHPEVASTLNKLGNLLYEKGDLENAIRVYKSGLEVERAVLDVFHPNVVVTLTNIGQIHKLRGEYQAALRLYKEALAIQRNSLGAAHPNLSATLSSIALIHYQTRSFSKSLDVYQEALRIRRDAYGDNNLEVASTLNSIGLVLFKMEQHELAMQSFQESLRIRREVLGKDHRDVAIILYNIATIHMEIGNDDEAMNFYRETLRVERTSLGENYRDVVLTTQHVGQVHQQRGELTEALYYFQQALDLQKAAPQQNYGAIAQTLNHIGNVLLQRGDAQGLVHAFSEALRFLRLGGKSNDELTVSGFNFYGLSKMHPECAPVA; encoded by the coding sequence ATGAGCTTACCTCGCTCCGCAATCGTAACTCCCGCTCTTCATGAGATGTACATGGACGAGCACTCTATGGTCCAAATGGGAATGGTCGTTCGTCACAACAATTTAGGTGTTGCGTGCATTGAATCTGGCGCATACGAAAGGGCGGGTCAGTACTTTCGACGTGCGTTGGACAAGGCCAGTGAAACAACGTTTTTCTCCTTGCCTCAGTCGGAAAGCTACATCAAGCCTGGCGAAGTATCCAGAAGTCTATACATCTATCAACGCGGAGAGTATGACGAAGGAATGCACACTTTCTCTGACCCGTTCTTCCTCGATGTGGCATTTTCTACAATGCACagtgcaacagcaacaattctTTTCAACATTGGACAGTTACACTTGCGTCTCGACAACAACGAGGAGGCGTCGGCTTCGTTTTTGCGAGCTTTGCATATTGCCCAGTGGAGCAACGAAGATATTCTACATGACAGCGAAGAGGGCGTTTGTGTAATGGCAATTCTGCACAACATTGGTCATGTGCAGTACCGCAGCGGAAACTACGAAGACGCCGTCCGGACTTACGCCAAGGCACTTCATTTGGCAAAAAATGCTTTTTGCAAGAACTCACACCGAATGTTGGAGGTTGCTGCTACACTGAATTGTCTCGGGGTTCTCTACTTCCATCTGCCAAAGGCGGAGACAGAGAGGGCCATGGAGCTGTACGTTGAGTCGCTCGCCATACGAAATGCCGTCCACGGAGTTGACTGCGAAAGCACTGAGATCGCAACAACCCTGAACAATATTGGACGCATCTATTATATGAAAGGCGAACACGACAAGGCCCTCGAACTATACCGTCAAGCCCTCCGCATGCGACGAAGTTTGCTCGGCAGCGAACACTTGGACGTTGCTGCCACAATCTACAACGCCGGTCAAACACACCACCAACGCGGCGACTTGGTCGAAGCGATGGAACTTTACAAAGAATTTCTATCGATTGCTCGTAAGCGCCTTGGTATCCATCACAGAGATGTGGCTATTATGCTCAAGTGTATGGCACAGATTCACCATGAACGCAAAGAATACGAAAGCGCGAAGCAATTCTATGAAGAAGCGCTATCTGTTGGAAAAGCTGCCCTCGGAAACTATCACCCTGAAGTTGCCAGTACATTGAACAAGCTTGGCAACTTGCTCTACGAAAAAGGTGACTTGGAAAACGCCATTCGCGTATATAAAAGCGGTTTGGAGGTGGAACGTGCCGTCCTCGATGTTTTTCACCCAAACGTTGTCGTGACCTTGACCAACATTGGACAAATCCATAAACTTCGTGGAGAATACCAGGCGGCCCTACGGCTCTATAAAGAAGCATTGGCAATTCAGCGCAATAGTCTAGGGGCTGCGCATCCGAATCTTTCCGCCACCCTATCGTCGATTGCTCTGATTCATTACCAAACACGAAGtttttccaaatctttgGATGTGTACCAGGAGGCGCTGCGCATCCGCCGCGACGCGTATGGCGATAACAACCTTGAAGTCGCGTCGACGCTCAATTCGATCGGTTTGGTCTTGTTCAAGATGGAACAACACGAACTCGCAATGCAGAGTTTCCAAGAAAGCCTTCGCATTCGCCGAGAAGTGTTGGGCAAGGATCACCGCGATGTTGCTATTATTCTCTACAATATTGCAACAATTCACATGGAAAttggcaacgacgacgaagccatgAACTTTTATAGGGAAACGCTACGTGTCGAGCGCACATCCTTGGGTGAAAACTATCGTGATGTTGTCTTGACGACACAGCACGTAGGTCAGGTCCACCAGCAACGTGGAGAATTGACCGAGGCCCTCTACTACTTCCAACAGGCGCTCGATTTGCAAAAGGCGGCGCCACAACAGAATTATGGAGCTATTGCGCAAACTTTGAACCATATTGGCAATGTGCTCTTACAACGCGGTGACGCACAAGGGCTCGTCCATGCATTTTCCGAGGCCTTGCGCTTCCTTCGCTTGGGAGGCAAGAGTAACGACGAATTGACCGTTTCGGGATTCAACTTTTACGGGCTTTCCAAAATGCACCCCGAATGCGCGCCTGTAGCCTAA
- a CDS encoding iron carrier (Involved in iron transport. Contains transmembrane domains.) produces the protein SAPTYHPQAQRFDQTSFVGRFSKMLLACDPRLLFYTEAQVKRSQEMIQNYKDFQGTVHNRALWEARRIVDAALHPDTGEFIPRPFRMSGYVPYNGPICVSMVASTSTPALLFWSWANQSQNALVNYYNRNASSDMTNETLAISYAAAVGSALLVAFGLATTIQKRFEPARAKAMLRWVAFPSAVIASSLNCYIVRSPEIESGIPLLDADGNDILPGATSSIAAAQGVYATTLSRAILQAPVYFVPPLLLTAVPPIRRYLQRNPRMTVPITTGLVLTSFGLGLPLTVAIFPQMATLDAQDVESQFQHLRDPLTARPYEQFFYNKGL, from the coding sequence TCCGCTCCGACCTATCATCCGCAAGCACAGCGCTTCGATCAGACTTCCTTCGTCGGacgcttttccaaaatgctACTCGCTTGTGATCCCCGACTCCTCTTTTATACCGAAGCGCAAGTCAAGCGTTCGCAAGAAATGATACAGAACTATAAAGACTTCCAAGGCACCGTGCACAACCGCGCATTGTGGGAAGCCCGAAGGATTGTGGACGCCGCCCTACATCCCGATACCGGAGAATTCATTCCGAGACCCTTTCGGATGAGCGGATATGTCCCCTACAACGGACCTATTTGTGTCAGCATGGTGGCGAGTACCTCCACTCCCGCTTTGCTCTTTTGGTCATGGGCCAACCAGTCACAGAATGCTCTAGTCAACTACTACAACCGCAACGCTTCCAGCGACATGACCAACGAAACATTGGCCATCAGTTACGCCGCTGCGGTAGGATCCGCACTCCTCGTCGCCTTTGGCCTCGCTACGACTATTCAGAAGCGCTTCGAACCGGCACGCGCCAAAGCTATGTTGCGCTGGGTAGCCTTCCCATCGGCCGTCATTGCCTCCAGTCTCAACTGCTACATTGTCCGTAGTCCGGAAATCGAGTCCGGGATTCCCCTACTCGACGCTGACGGCAACGACATTCTCCCCGGCGCCACGAGTTCCATCGCCGCCGCCCAGGGTGTTTACGCCACCACACTCTCCCGGGCTATTCTACAGGCACCCGTCTATTTCGTGCCGCCCCTACTCCTCACCGCGGTTCCCCCCATTCGACGCTATCTACAACGCAACCCGCGCATGACCGTGCCGATCACCACCGGCCTCGTCTTGACTAGTTTCGGACTCGGACTTCCCCTGACCGTGGCAATTTTTCCGCAAATGGCAACGTTGGACGCTCAGGACGTCGAATCACAGTTTCAGCATTTGCGTGATCCCCTCACGGCGCGGCCCTACGAGCAGTTCTTCTACAACAAGGGATTGTAA
- a CDS encoding predicted protein: protein MIGLVGKPSAGKSTFFNAATAFARQRDDSETVLGGATMAPHPFTTIDPNNGFCLLPAPQDSCPEEDYEGDLTFGSTHGRNNHGRRLIPMLLRDVAGLVPNAYQGRGRGNKFLHDLTGADVLVHVLDASGTADSEGNTVGVEADGTPGAGASHPLHDLAWIRNELIEWLYTNIMFKWDTIQRKGRSKLSLMFSGYGQTEAVTRTVFDEVERFLEEAEHRERALDRLEQWDAGDLHRLISAFLGVRFPMALALNKYDLTSAKRNVEDILNALP from the coding sequence ATGATTGGCCTTGTTGGCAAACCATCGGCTGGAAAAAGTACTTTTTTTAATGCTGCCACAGCCTTTGCCCGGCAACGTGATGACTCAGAAACTGTGTTGGGCGGTGCTACCATGGCCCCGCATCCGTTTACAACGATTGATCCAAACAACGGATTTTGTCTTCTCCCGGCACCCCAAGACTCCTGCCCCGAAGAGGACTATGAGGGCGACTTGACGTTTGGATCGACGCATGGACGCAACAACCACGGTAGGAGGCTAATTCCAATGCTACTGCGTGACGTGGCAGGATTAGTACCCAATGCGTACCAAGGTCGAGGCAGAGGCAATAAATTTCTGCATGATCTCACGGGTGCGGACGTTCTCGTTCATGTACTCGATGCCAGTGGAACAGCGGATTCCGAAGGAAACACTGTCGGAGTTGAAGCTGACGGCACACCAGGTGCCGGGGCATCGCATCCTCTGCATGATCTGGCATGGATTCGCAACGAATTGATCGAATGGTTGTACACAAATATAATGTTCAAATGGGACACAATCCAAAGGAAAGGGCGATCCAAACTGTCACTGATGTTTAGTGGATACGGTCAGACGGAAGCAGTTACGCGAACTGTTTTCGACGAGGTAGAAAGAttcttggaagaagcagaGCACCGCGAGCGAGCATTGGATCGACTTGAGCAATGGGATGCTGGAGACTTGCATCGCCTTATATCTGCTTTTTTGGGTGTTCGATTTCCGATGGCCTTGGCATTGAACAAGTACGACTTAACGAGCGCCAAAAGAAACGTAGAAGACATCTTAAACGCCCTACCG